In Janthinobacterium rivuli, a single genomic region encodes these proteins:
- a CDS encoding esterase/lipase family protein, which produces MSKCDDLNNRGNHPEKFGQGVGGWAELAVSMTETKDTARHDVTLPPGKVIPVIFLPGVMGSNLRMSKVRQEELGRPDNRAWRPDDMMGAGGKAAVLTNNGLGGWFKDASPRQRQLVFDPNETEVEYYHYTESNSRFDPDGAETKAADARHQNVPDSFTPIPPLMGTNRIATTTRPNQGKACSYQSPAQIARWRGWSEVLFAGAYGTMLRAAELHLNNMIFDGKPHPLWRQTSGLGALLLQDPTNFGASSGKAINVNDLKKISPCWYPVHAMGYNFIKSNGESAIIIAKRLRGLVKGYQERGFKCNEVIIVTHSMGGLLARALIHPSYGKMLDDKDVKILGIYHNVMPTIGAAGAYKRMRFGFQEREGSIAEIEASILGIDGAHATAILANAPAPLEMMPGAAYGQDWLKIVDAQDKILWSWPRDKATALESIYLQPPNAWWRLINPNWVNPADIPREKGGGIEKTMRRIKNAAEFFSSIEKTFHTNTYASYCSSRNFLSYGDVVFKLIEGLHSGSNDPWNKFEPLPEKWKLLEDDAKGQLLVQAGGKFLKLKLQPASARGDGTVPSDRSARHIAGTLFVHGMAEANGYDHQNSYADTNVMASMLYSIVQIAKTAKWD; this is translated from the coding sequence ATGAGCAAATGTGATGACTTGAATAACCGCGGCAATCATCCTGAGAAGTTTGGTCAAGGCGTAGGAGGCTGGGCAGAACTCGCTGTTTCGATGACGGAAACAAAAGATACCGCCCGACATGACGTCACCCTACCGCCAGGAAAGGTAATTCCTGTCATTTTCCTGCCAGGCGTGATGGGTAGCAATCTAAGGATGAGCAAGGTTCGCCAGGAAGAATTGGGCCGTCCAGACAATCGGGCCTGGCGGCCAGACGATATGATGGGTGCGGGAGGCAAGGCCGCTGTCCTCACAAACAATGGCTTGGGTGGCTGGTTCAAAGATGCGTCGCCACGGCAGCGTCAATTGGTGTTTGATCCCAATGAAACCGAAGTGGAATACTACCATTACACCGAAAGCAACAGTCGTTTTGATCCAGATGGTGCGGAAACCAAGGCTGCAGATGCGCGGCATCAAAATGTGCCAGACAGTTTTACACCTATTCCTCCTTTAATGGGAACCAACAGGATCGCGACAACAACACGTCCGAATCAAGGTAAAGCCTGCTCGTATCAAAGTCCAGCACAAATAGCCCGTTGGAGAGGATGGAGTGAAGTGTTATTTGCTGGTGCGTACGGAACAATGTTGCGGGCAGCCGAATTGCATCTCAATAATATGATTTTCGACGGTAAGCCACATCCTCTCTGGCGTCAAACAAGTGGCCTTGGCGCACTGCTTTTGCAAGATCCAACAAATTTTGGCGCGTCATCTGGCAAAGCCATTAATGTCAACGACTTGAAGAAAATTTCGCCCTGTTGGTATCCAGTGCACGCGATGGGCTACAACTTTATAAAGAGCAATGGTGAATCTGCCATCATCATTGCAAAGAGACTACGCGGCCTGGTCAAAGGCTACCAGGAACGCGGATTCAAATGTAACGAAGTCATCATCGTCACGCATAGCATGGGGGGCTTGCTGGCCCGTGCATTGATACACCCCAGCTATGGGAAGATGCTTGATGATAAAGATGTGAAAATTCTGGGAATTTATCACAACGTGATGCCAACCATTGGTGCCGCAGGGGCATATAAACGCATGCGTTTTGGCTTTCAGGAAAGAGAAGGTTCTATAGCAGAAATAGAAGCCAGCATTCTAGGCATCGACGGTGCGCACGCAACCGCCATTCTGGCAAACGCACCGGCGCCACTGGAAATGATGCCAGGCGCGGCATATGGCCAGGATTGGCTGAAAATTGTGGATGCACAGGATAAAATTCTATGGAGCTGGCCTCGCGATAAGGCCACTGCACTGGAGAGCATTTACCTTCAGCCACCCAATGCGTGGTGGAGGCTAATCAATCCAAACTGGGTAAATCCCGCAGACATCCCTCGTGAAAAAGGTGGCGGCATAGAAAAAACAATGAGGCGAATAAAAAACGCCGCAGAATTCTTCTCATCCATAGAGAAAACCTTCCATACAAATACTTACGCAAGCTATTGTTCATCCAGAAACTTTTTAAGTTACGGTGATGTGGTATTTAAATTAATTGAAGGTCTTCACAGTGGTTCAAATGACCCCTGGAATAAATTCGAGCCGTTACCTGAAAAATGGAAACTACTTGAAGATGATGCAAAGGGACAACTCTTGGTCCAGGCCGGAGGTAAATTCTTAAAGTTAAAGCTACAGCCAGCCAGTGCACGTGGTGATGGAACGGTGCCGTCAGACCGTTCTGCCCGGCACATCGCAGGCACACTTTTCGTACATGGCATGGCGGAAGCGAATGGTTATGACCACCAGAACAGCTATGCCGATACAAATGTAATGGCATCCATGCTGTATTCCATCGTACAAATTGCCAAGACGGCAAAATGGGATTAA